From Ramlibacter tataouinensis, the proteins below share one genomic window:
- a CDS encoding alpha/beta hydrolase, which yields MKQFGRAAYALYSLGLLAVAGAAYTAAIGYLWFRQERLLFEPTPLPADEPLVGDPDVHERWVEVEGARLSTAQLRLPNPRGVVFFLHGNSGNLRDCLVELDAFREANFDVVMFDYRGYGKSSGRIGSEEQLHSDVRAVWDAFAPQYEGKRLVIAGQSLGTALAAGLGAQLCAQGRPPDLTLLVSPYSSMRALADELYPWVPGRVLRYPLQTAEHAAQLKGPLMLIHGDKDQLIGIHHSHALCTAVPAAQLHCVEGAGHNDVHKFPGFRKALFGALGCL from the coding sequence ATGAAGCAGTTCGGCAGAGCGGCTTATGCCCTGTACTCCCTCGGCCTGCTGGCCGTGGCCGGCGCCGCGTACACCGCCGCCATCGGTTACCTCTGGTTCCGCCAGGAGCGCCTCTTGTTCGAACCCACGCCCCTGCCGGCCGACGAGCCGCTGGTCGGCGATCCGGACGTGCACGAGCGCTGGGTCGAGGTGGAGGGCGCACGGCTGTCGACCGCGCAGCTGCGGCTGCCGAATCCGCGCGGCGTGGTGTTCTTCCTGCACGGGAACTCTGGCAACCTGCGCGATTGCCTGGTGGAACTCGACGCTTTCCGCGAGGCGAATTTCGACGTCGTGATGTTCGACTACCGCGGCTACGGCAAGAGCTCGGGCCGCATCGGCAGCGAGGAGCAATTGCACAGCGACGTGCGTGCCGTGTGGGACGCGTTCGCGCCGCAATACGAGGGCAAGCGCCTGGTCATCGCCGGCCAGTCCCTGGGCACGGCGCTGGCCGCGGGGCTGGGCGCCCAGTTGTGCGCGCAGGGCCGGCCGCCCGACCTGACGCTGCTGGTGTCGCCGTACAGCAGCATGCGCGCGCTGGCCGACGAGCTCTATCCCTGGGTGCCCGGCCGCGTGCTGCGCTATCCGCTGCAAACGGCCGAACACGCGGCGCAGCTCAAGGGCCCGCTGATGCTGATTCACGGCGACAAGGACCAGCTGATCGGCATCCACCACAGCCACGCGCTGTGTACCGCGGTCCCGGCGGCGCAGCTGCACTGCGTCGAGGGCGCAGGCCACAACGACGTTCACAAGTTCCCGGGTTTTCGCAAGGCGCTCTTCGGCGCGCTGGGTTGCCTCTA
- a CDS encoding tyrosine-protein phosphatase gives MAVNNPSNFRDLSTFVERPLRPGTLYRSDHLGALDEDDARQIRALGIRRVLDFRGMRERESARCQVPDVAVHSLSIEPTIVQVIGDLMSAGHQLTGEDVVAHMQDTYRGFVRHSSHRFAEFFGHLLQSNEPTVFHCTAGKDRTGFAAALVLRALDVPPEEVMRDYLLTNERLKMDSSGWKLPPQAAKVLLGVQPAFLEAAFEAIEQDYGGIEGYLRYGLGLRDPERARLRELYLRTA, from the coding sequence GTGGCTGTCAACAACCCCTCGAATTTCCGGGATCTCTCCACCTTCGTCGAGAGGCCGCTGCGCCCCGGAACGCTGTACCGCTCGGACCATCTCGGCGCGCTCGATGAAGACGATGCCCGCCAGATCCGCGCACTGGGCATCCGCCGCGTGCTGGACTTCCGCGGCATGCGCGAGCGCGAATCGGCACGCTGCCAGGTGCCCGACGTGGCCGTGCACTCCCTCTCGATCGAGCCGACCATCGTGCAGGTGATCGGCGACCTGATGTCCGCCGGGCACCAGCTGACCGGCGAGGACGTGGTGGCGCACATGCAGGACACCTACCGCGGTTTCGTTCGCCACAGCTCGCACCGCTTCGCCGAATTCTTCGGTCACCTGCTGCAATCGAACGAGCCCACGGTGTTCCACTGCACCGCGGGCAAGGACCGCACCGGGTTCGCGGCGGCGCTGGTGTTGCGCGCGCTCGACGTTCCGCCGGAAGAGGTGATGCGCGACTACCTGCTCACCAACGAGCGGCTCAAGATGGACAGCAGCGGCTGGAAGCTGCCGCCGCAAGCCGCCAAGGTGCTCCTTGGCGTGCAGCCGGCCTTCCTGGAGGCCGCCTTCGAGGCGATCGAGCAGGACTATGGCGGCATCGAAGGCTACCTGCGCTATGGCCTGGGCCTGCGCGACCCGGAGCGCGCGCGCCTGCGTGAGCTCTACCTTCGGACAGCCTGA